One Lentibacillus cibarius DNA window includes the following coding sequences:
- the nhaC gene encoding Na+/H+ antiporter NhaC, which yields MKRQPNLFEAFSPIVVMLLLLAIGYGVYGFDPEPLLILASLYAGIIAVRLGLSWDDMMEGIQEKIKQAMPAILILISIGILIGTWMISGTIPMMIYYGLKMIDPSFIVLIAFVVSAIISIVTGTSWGSAGTVGVALMGIATGLGANLPATAGAIVAGAYFGDKLSPLSDTTNLAPVAAGSELYEHIRHMLWTTVPAAIVSILVYLFVGFNLSGDNVSTPETMNGMLQTLAEMFHWNFLLLLPPAIILYGSIRKKPTLPTIILSSIVAAVLAKFIQGFKPVDIFASTVSGFDVSMVNRAGFNPDSVIWEVTRLVNQGGMQSMTGVVLIAFSAFIFAGIITKSGSLEIIIRTLMKVVKRTGDFILTTVLSCITMALVTGNSYLSIIVPGEIYKDSYRKNKLHAKNLSRTLEDSGTVVVPLIPWSSAGVFMAGTLGVPTLSYAPWAILCYVGFFFAIILGYTGLGITKIASADNTDDSEDETVV from the coding sequence ATGAAAAGACAGCCGAACTTATTTGAAGCTTTTTCACCGATAGTCGTCATGCTGCTTTTATTAGCCATTGGTTACGGCGTATACGGCTTCGATCCGGAACCCTTACTCATTTTAGCTTCTCTTTACGCCGGAATCATCGCCGTTCGCCTGGGGTTATCATGGGATGACATGATGGAAGGCATCCAAGAAAAAATTAAACAAGCCATGCCGGCCATCCTCATTCTGATCTCTATCGGGATTTTGATAGGAACCTGGATGATTTCCGGAACCATTCCTATGATGATTTACTACGGATTAAAAATGATCGACCCTTCCTTTATCGTGCTGATTGCCTTTGTCGTATCGGCAATTATCTCGATTGTGACGGGTACCTCGTGGGGATCTGCGGGTACGGTCGGGGTAGCGTTAATGGGTATCGCAACTGGACTTGGCGCCAATTTACCGGCAACTGCTGGGGCGATTGTGGCTGGTGCTTACTTCGGGGATAAACTATCACCGCTTTCCGACACAACCAACCTTGCCCCTGTTGCTGCTGGAAGCGAGTTATACGAGCATATCCGCCACATGCTTTGGACGACCGTCCCAGCAGCTATCGTGAGTATTCTCGTCTATTTATTTGTCGGCTTTAACTTGTCCGGAGATAACGTATCCACACCTGAAACAATGAATGGTATGCTCCAGACGCTCGCTGAAATGTTCCATTGGAATTTCTTGCTGTTACTACCGCCGGCAATTATTCTGTACGGATCCATTCGGAAAAAACCGACTCTGCCAACGATTATCCTGTCATCGATAGTGGCGGCAGTATTGGCCAAATTCATCCAAGGCTTTAAACCGGTCGATATTTTTGCTTCCACGGTTTCCGGATTTGATGTATCCATGGTAAACCGCGCCGGGTTTAACCCAGACAGTGTCATTTGGGAAGTAACCAGGCTTGTGAACCAGGGCGGCATGCAATCCATGACCGGCGTTGTTCTCATTGCTTTTAGTGCCTTTATTTTTGCAGGAATTATAACCAAATCTGGTTCCCTGGAAATCATCATCCGAACCCTTATGAAAGTCGTGAAACGAACAGGCGACTTCATTTTAACAACCGTACTCTCGTGTATCACCATGGCACTTGTCACCGGGAATTCCTATTTATCTATTATCGTACCCGGAGAAATTTATAAAGATTCGTATCGGAAAAATAAATTACATGCGAAAAACCTTTCCCGAACCCTGGAAGACTCCGGTACGGTTGTCGTGCCGCTCATCCCATGGTCTTCTGCAGGTGTATTCATGGCCGGAACGCTCGGAGTCCCTACCCTTAGCTATGCACCATGGGCGATATTGTGTTATGTCGGCTTCTTTTTTGCCATTATCCTTGGCTATACCGGACTAGGCATAACAAAGATTGCAAGTGCAGACAATACAGATGATTCGGAAGATGAAACGGTCGTTTAA
- the iadA gene encoding beta-aspartyl-peptidase, whose amino-acid sequence MITMIKNGEVYAPEPLGKTSILLINEKIAKIGAIDEQAVANIGVNYEVIDAAGSVVTPGFIDPHVHLTGGGGEGGFATRTPEIQLSDMIQSGITTVVGLLGTDGTTRHMTSLLAKARGLEEEGMTTFIYTGNYAVPTPTITANVKDDVMLIDKVIGAGEIAISDSRSGQPSLHELAKIVADARVGGMLSGKAGVTHFHTGPGKEYLSPLHQLLENYEIPASQLYATHISRSRELFDDAMALANKGAYVDITAAHDTGEWITYYKENEGDMRHLTLSSDGNGSLPKFDESGNLAGFGVASTRTLFQQVTTAVKEHGMALEEILPLVTTNTATALKFSTKGSIQETNDADVLILDKESLSIQHVFAKGRHMMKDKEILVKGTFES is encoded by the coding sequence ATGATTACCATGATTAAAAACGGAGAAGTTTATGCACCAGAACCACTGGGCAAAACATCTATTCTACTCATCAATGAAAAAATAGCCAAGATAGGAGCAATCGACGAGCAAGCCGTTGCCAACATAGGCGTCAACTACGAAGTGATTGATGCAGCGGGTTCCGTCGTCACCCCGGGATTCATTGACCCACATGTTCACTTGACTGGCGGCGGTGGGGAAGGCGGATTCGCCACTCGCACACCAGAAATCCAACTCAGTGACATGATTCAATCAGGGATTACAACGGTTGTTGGTCTCTTAGGCACGGACGGCACGACAAGGCATATGACATCCCTTTTGGCCAAAGCACGGGGACTAGAGGAAGAAGGGATGACCACCTTTATTTACACTGGAAACTATGCCGTTCCAACGCCAACAATTACGGCAAATGTGAAAGATGACGTCATGCTAATTGATAAAGTTATCGGCGCTGGGGAAATAGCCATATCCGATTCCCGCTCCGGCCAGCCTTCACTGCACGAATTGGCAAAAATCGTCGCGGACGCTCGGGTCGGCGGAATGTTAAGCGGAAAAGCAGGGGTAACCCACTTTCACACTGGCCCCGGAAAGGAATATCTATCTCCTCTGCATCAACTGTTAGAGAATTACGAGATTCCTGCATCCCAGCTTTATGCAACTCACATCAGTCGTAGCCGGGAATTGTTCGATGATGCGATGGCACTTGCCAACAAAGGCGCGTACGTCGATATTACCGCAGCCCACGATACTGGCGAATGGATAACGTACTACAAAGAAAACGAAGGCGATATGCGACACCTGACTCTATCATCGGATGGAAATGGAAGCTTGCCTAAGTTTGATGAATCCGGAAATCTGGCAGGGTTTGGCGTCGCGAGCACACGGACGTTGTTCCAGCAAGTCACCACAGCCGTGAAGGAGCACGGAATGGCGTTAGAAGAAATTTTACCTCTCGTGACAACCAATACAGCAACAGCATTAAAGTTTTCGACTAAAGGAAGTATCCAGGAAACAAACGATGCCGATGTACTCATTTTGGACAAGGAATCCCTGTCCATCCAGCATGTGTTTGCCAAGGGGCGACACATGATGAAGGATAAAGAAATACTCGTTAAAGGGACATTTGAAAGTTAA
- a CDS encoding IS3 family transposase, with protein sequence MRRKQAEFEFIREYEGVYPIAKLVGVTSVSRSGYYRWKSRKESYEQDKKDEELYQKILEIYRKHGGTFGRERIKKEFKRSYHMIVNEKCISRVMKKYGLRCQIRRKRKKGGRQPYGNIPNVLDRDFKALRPGIKMGVDITYVPVKGSHHPWLYVCAIKDLFNSEIVAYSMDTNQSTELVYEALNKLQKRGFEKGAILHSDQGIQFTNPGYKLRLKEMGITQSMSRRGNCWDNACVENFFSHFKTEAPCFYKMETLVDIKNAIDAYMHYFNNNRLQNKLEMSPVEYRLKTA encoded by the coding sequence GTGAGGCGTAAACAGGCTGAATTTGAATTTATACGAGAATATGAGGGCGTGTATCCAATAGCGAAACTAGTTGGCGTTACTTCTGTTTCTCGTTCTGGCTATTACAGATGGAAATCCCGTAAGGAAAGCTATGAACAGGACAAGAAAGACGAGGAGCTTTACCAGAAGATCTTAGAGATTTATCGAAAACATGGTGGAACATTTGGACGTGAGCGTATCAAAAAGGAATTTAAACGTTCCTATCACATGATTGTTAATGAAAAGTGTATCTCACGCGTGATGAAAAAATATGGTTTACGTTGCCAAATCCGGAGAAAACGTAAAAAAGGCGGGCGTCAGCCTTATGGGAACATACCGAATGTTCTGGATCGTGATTTTAAAGCTTTAAGGCCCGGCATTAAAATGGGTGTGGATATCACATATGTTCCGGTTAAAGGAAGCCATCATCCCTGGCTTTATGTATGCGCCATAAAGGATTTATTTAATAGTGAAATCGTAGCGTATTCCATGGATACCAATCAATCAACTGAACTGGTCTATGAAGCCTTAAATAAATTACAAAAAAGGGGATTTGAGAAAGGTGCCATCCTGCATAGCGATCAGGGCATCCAGTTCACAAATCCCGGATATAAGCTGCGTCTGAAGGAAATGGGCATCACCCAATCCATGTCCCGTAGAGGTAATTGTTGGGACAATGCTTGCGTTGAAAATTTCTTCAGCCATTTCAAGACAGAAGCACCTTGTTTCTACAAGATGGAAACTTTGGTTGACATTAAAAACGCAATAGACGCCTATATGCACTATTTTAACAATAATCGACTACAAAACAAACTGGAAATGAGTCCAGTCGAATATCGGTTAAAAACAGCATAA
- the cydB gene encoding cytochrome d ubiquinol oxidase subunit II has product MSLAEFWYLLIAILFVGFFVLEGFDFGVGMVARFLGKNDTEKRVYINTIGPFWDANEVWLITAGGAMFAAFPHWYATMFSGFYIPLVFMLLALIIRGVSFEFRGKVDDPKWRNTWDWTLTIGSFLPPILWGVVLANFMTGMPIGEDKEMVGGFLQFLHPFALLGGVMMLALFLVHGLQFISIRTTGELNERAKRLNDRVSPAALILLLSFVIAGYFITDVFTYHGQTFIILPLLGVVALYWGMSRDTGERASFALTTLSIILLTGSIFLGIFPRVMISSISEAYSLTVDNASSGAYTLKLMSYFSLALLPFVLGYQAWSYYIFRKRIKKEDELEY; this is encoded by the coding sequence ATGTCACTAGCTGAATTCTGGTATTTGCTGATTGCTATATTATTTGTCGGCTTCTTCGTGTTGGAAGGATTTGACTTTGGGGTCGGTATGGTGGCTCGTTTTCTCGGTAAGAATGATACTGAGAAGCGGGTGTATATTAATACGATTGGCCCGTTCTGGGATGCGAATGAAGTTTGGTTGATTACGGCGGGTGGTGCGATGTTTGCAGCATTTCCACACTGGTATGCGACGATGTTCAGCGGCTTTTACATCCCGCTTGTATTTATGCTTTTAGCGTTGATTATACGAGGGGTGTCATTTGAGTTCCGCGGAAAAGTAGACGATCCGAAATGGCGCAATACGTGGGACTGGACATTGACCATTGGAAGCTTTTTGCCGCCAATTTTATGGGGCGTTGTCCTTGCCAACTTTATGACCGGTATGCCGATTGGTGAAGACAAGGAAATGGTTGGCGGATTTCTGCAGTTCCTACACCCATTTGCATTGCTTGGCGGTGTGATGATGCTAGCGTTATTCCTTGTGCACGGGCTACAGTTTATTTCCATTCGTACGACAGGAGAACTGAATGAACGGGCGAAAAGGCTTAACGATAGGGTGAGTCCTGCTGCGCTTATTTTGCTTCTTTCGTTTGTGATTGCTGGATATTTTATAACGGATGTATTTACGTATCACGGGCAAACGTTTATTATTCTGCCACTCTTAGGTGTTGTAGCTTTGTATTGGGGCATGTCGCGGGATACAGGAGAGCGGGCGAGTTTTGCGCTGACAACGTTGTCGATTATTTTGCTGACCGGGAGCATTTTTCTCGGGATCTTCCCGCGAGTTATGATTAGTTCCATTTCGGAAGCTTATAGCCTAACGGTTGACAACGCCTCCTCTGGTGCGTATACACTTAAACTAATGAGTTATTTCTCGCTTGCCCTATTGCCGTTCGTGCTAGGGTATCAAGCATGGAGTTATTATATATTCAGAAAGCGGATAAAAAAAGAGGATGAGTTGGAATATTAA
- the cydD gene encoding thiol reductant ABC exporter subunit CydD gives MAQIRDRGLPRYAGSGSLYGFLTVLIIIEVAAITAQAYFLARAVTSLFQGTPIGEVLSSIGYFFAAFMIRYAVTHLQSMLAERFAARTARMLRNKLMQAYFRSGFVIRKKGTGHLVTLAMDGVDKVKAYAEIIGIRMIKTMVIPVVIAGFIWTLDVTSALILIATVPVVIMFMILLGKTAQAKADKQYDTYKRLSNHFIDSLKGLETLVFLGQSKKHAQRINKVNTDYRKATMSTLKVAFLSSFALDFFTSISIAFVAVGLGLRLIDGTVALFPALTILILAPEYFSPIKQVGKDYHATLDGQVAMGEINELLRDDEHSAASSDVGAMAKADSTAWSLSFTDVTVALDGKTLLDQVSLDIPEGWVGVIGSSGAGKSSLIHVLAGRLAPTSGTIRIGQEEVRSLDHRDWFDRIAYIPQQPYIFPLSLADNIRFYAPDATDKQVEKVIAQISLDDLVNSLPNGIHERIGEGGRALSGGQAQRVAIARALLSEKPVILLDEPTAHLDIETEYEIKQVMRELFRDKQVILATHRLHWMAVMDHIYMLDHGSIAASGTHEALVRGDNAYATFVKGRRGEMI, from the coding sequence ATGGCACAAATTCGTGATCGCGGACTGCCCCGTTATGCGGGGTCCGGTTCGCTATATGGGTTCTTAACCGTATTAATTATTATTGAAGTGGCTGCGATTACAGCCCAGGCTTACTTTCTAGCCCGGGCTGTAACCAGTCTTTTTCAAGGGACGCCTATAGGGGAAGTCTTGTCTTCTATAGGCTACTTTTTTGCGGCGTTTATGATTCGTTATGCCGTCACCCATCTCCAAAGCATGCTGGCGGAGCGTTTTGCTGCTCGAACGGCGCGCATGCTCCGGAATAAGCTGATGCAAGCTTATTTTCGCTCCGGCTTTGTAATCCGAAAAAAGGGGACTGGCCACCTCGTGACGCTTGCCATGGACGGGGTAGACAAGGTTAAAGCTTACGCGGAAATTATCGGTATTCGCATGATTAAAACCATGGTTATTCCGGTGGTGATTGCCGGATTTATCTGGACGCTTGATGTAACTTCTGCACTTATTCTAATTGCAACGGTGCCGGTTGTCATTATGTTTATGATTCTGCTTGGCAAAACGGCACAAGCAAAGGCGGATAAACAATATGATACGTATAAGCGGCTCTCCAACCATTTTATTGATTCGTTAAAAGGTTTGGAGACACTTGTATTTCTAGGGCAAAGCAAGAAACATGCCCAGCGGATCAACAAGGTGAACACAGATTACCGGAAAGCAACCATGAGTACGCTGAAGGTTGCTTTTCTGTCCTCGTTTGCGCTGGATTTTTTCACAAGCATTTCGATTGCGTTTGTTGCTGTCGGACTTGGACTGCGGTTGATTGATGGAACGGTCGCTTTGTTTCCGGCGCTGACCATTTTAATCCTTGCTCCGGAATACTTTTCCCCGATAAAACAGGTGGGAAAAGATTACCACGCCACATTGGACGGCCAGGTAGCGATGGGAGAAATTAACGAATTGCTCCGGGATGATGAGCATTCGGCTGCGTCTTCTGATGTGGGAGCGATGGCCAAGGCGGATAGCACTGCTTGGTCTCTGTCGTTTACTGATGTGACGGTGGCGTTGGACGGCAAAACATTGTTGGATCAAGTATCGCTGGATATACCTGAAGGCTGGGTCGGCGTCATTGGTTCGAGCGGGGCAGGTAAGTCGAGTCTGATTCACGTGCTGGCAGGCAGGCTTGCTCCGACATCCGGGACCATCCGCATTGGTCAGGAAGAAGTCCGTTCGCTGGATCACCGGGACTGGTTTGACCGAATTGCCTATATTCCGCAGCAACCGTACATTTTTCCGCTGTCACTTGCCGATAATATACGGTTTTATGCACCCGATGCTACCGATAAACAAGTGGAAAAAGTAATTGCTCAAATCAGCCTCGATGACTTGGTCAACAGCTTGCCGAACGGAATACACGAGCGCATTGGTGAAGGTGGCCGCGCACTTAGCGGAGGACAGGCACAGCGTGTGGCGATTGCACGCGCGCTTCTATCGGAAAAACCGGTGATTCTGCTGGATGAACCGACCGCGCATCTTGATATTGAAACCGAGTATGAGATCAAGCAGGTGATGCGTGAGCTGTTCCGGGATAAGCAGGTCATTCTTGCAACACACCGGCTGCACTGGATGGCTGTCATGGATCATATTTATATGCTTGATCACGGCAGCATCGCAGCAAGCGGGACGCATGAGGCGCTCGTTCGCGGTGACAACGCGTATGCGACATTTGTAAAGGGGAGGAGAGGAGAGATGATATGA
- a CDS encoding sigma-54 interaction domain-containing protein, with translation MKHPVILILTKEVGLYYTFRDNIRETFGKDIQLRSNHFPPVDLEGVDLILSSGTDNLHQDIVETSKVTAPLFIANRSIDFNKLEMLFELPEGTECLLVSNAEDVAYESVAMLERLGFNYLHFTAYSPDMAELPDLSGIDVAITHGLVDLVPEGMGRVLDLGNRRLDLSTLFEIAKALGQTLHQANRMTMDYVRNFVRIGRELATASQNEHDINSYLEAVLDAAQEGIIFVSPEGNISLFNQEASKILGIDGQAALNKRWTEVLRGFPIEQVMKTKEPMPRQTLQIQGLHLVTTMNPLEMNGVFTGIIVTFQDVTHVQRMEQEIRKKKTESGLTTKYTFADNAGDSQLMMQTRDIAKKLARSEYTVLITGESGTGKEIFAQAIHEHSSRSNGPFVAVNFAGITESLAESELFGYAEGAFTGAMRGGNPGLFELAQSGTIFLDEIGDAPLKIQAAILRVLQEKQVMRVGGNKVVPTNVRVIAATNKHPEHMIKEGTFREDLFYRLNQLPLEIPPLRERTEDIPALIEYFLEQKNIQMHFSPEVMEKLFAYRWPGNVRELEALVTYLSVIVDGTEPTLDDLPGHIKEGNVDEPKIDRIVNLLKNTGDGHVFKEILQCLSLNQNQHVGIGRNTLKSMMTIPISESQLRSRLDMLKRYTCVQIGSKKQGTKITQLGMHVLERL, from the coding sequence ATGAAACATCCTGTTATCCTCATTCTGACAAAAGAAGTTGGGCTTTATTACACATTTCGGGATAACATCAGGGAAACTTTTGGCAAAGACATTCAGCTGCGTAGCAATCACTTTCCACCAGTTGATCTAGAGGGTGTGGATTTGATTCTGTCATCGGGGACGGACAACCTCCATCAGGACATTGTCGAGACGTCGAAAGTAACAGCTCCCCTTTTCATTGCTAATCGATCCATTGATTTTAATAAACTAGAAATGCTATTTGAACTGCCTGAAGGTACCGAATGTTTGCTGGTCAGTAATGCCGAGGATGTTGCCTACGAATCCGTGGCAATGCTGGAGAGGTTAGGATTTAATTATTTACATTTTACCGCTTATTCACCAGATATGGCCGAACTGCCGGACCTTTCTGGTATCGATGTAGCAATTACACACGGCTTAGTCGATTTGGTTCCTGAGGGGATGGGTCGCGTGCTTGATTTAGGTAACCGGCGACTGGATCTGAGCACATTATTCGAAATCGCTAAAGCCCTTGGACAAACGCTCCACCAAGCCAACCGTATGACGATGGATTATGTGCGGAATTTTGTCCGGATTGGCCGTGAACTTGCAACCGCATCACAAAATGAACATGATATAAATTCTTATTTGGAAGCGGTGTTAGATGCGGCACAAGAAGGGATTATTTTTGTCAGTCCGGAAGGAAACATCAGCCTTTTCAACCAGGAAGCCAGCAAGATTTTAGGTATTGATGGTCAAGCGGCTTTAAATAAACGTTGGACCGAGGTACTACGTGGCTTTCCAATTGAACAGGTAATGAAAACAAAAGAACCCATGCCACGGCAAACGCTCCAGATACAAGGGTTGCATTTAGTTACTACGATGAATCCGCTAGAAATGAATGGAGTTTTTACCGGTATCATCGTGACTTTTCAAGATGTCACTCACGTACAGCGAATGGAACAGGAAATCCGTAAGAAAAAGACAGAATCCGGCTTGACGACAAAATATACCTTTGCCGATAACGCCGGTGACAGCCAACTGATGATGCAAACGAGGGATATTGCGAAAAAACTGGCTCGAAGCGAGTATACAGTACTAATTACAGGTGAAAGCGGAACGGGAAAAGAGATTTTTGCCCAAGCCATTCACGAGCATTCCTCAAGAAGTAATGGGCCTTTTGTAGCCGTGAACTTTGCCGGAATCACGGAATCCCTTGCTGAAAGCGAACTGTTCGGCTATGCGGAAGGAGCCTTTACGGGCGCCATGCGTGGCGGGAATCCGGGTTTATTTGAACTGGCACAAAGTGGAACCATCTTTTTGGATGAAATTGGTGATGCCCCTTTAAAAATTCAAGCGGCCATCCTAAGAGTGCTCCAAGAAAAACAGGTAATGCGTGTTGGCGGTAATAAAGTGGTGCCCACCAATGTACGTGTTATTGCTGCTACGAACAAACATCCGGAACATATGATCAAAGAAGGGACATTTCGCGAAGATTTGTTTTACCGCTTGAATCAATTACCACTAGAAATCCCACCGTTACGGGAGCGGACGGAGGATATTCCAGCGCTCATCGAATATTTCTTAGAGCAAAAAAACATACAGATGCACTTTTCCCCCGAGGTGATGGAAAAACTTTTTGCTTATCGCTGGCCCGGTAATGTCAGGGAGTTGGAAGCGCTCGTCACATATCTCTCTGTCATTGTCGATGGGACCGAACCAACACTGGACGACCTCCCCGGCCACATCAAGGAAGGAAACGTTGATGAGCCTAAAATAGATAGGATTGTAAACTTACTGAAAAACACTGGGGATGGACACGTGTTTAAAGAGATTCTACAATGCCTGTCGCTGAATCAAAACCAGCATGTTGGGATTGGGCGAAACACGCTCAAATCTATGATGACAATTCCTATTTCCGAAAGTCAGTTGCGTTCAAGACTTGACATGCTCAAACGCTACACCTGTGTACAGATTGGGTCAAAAAAGCAAGGTACAAAAATCACGCAACTAGGGATGCATGTCTTGGAGCGCCTTTAG
- a CDS encoding alpha/beta hydrolase has protein sequence MKKKLLIAASSVIVVLLVGLLFVGNYFYGKGIKRGTDIELHRESTEVNASASVADRQSLAENKAWYDNQEKQTLSLTSFDDLTLQAKYIKNEADSQKTVILAHGFRKTGDDMGKMAKFYYDKGFSVLLPDARGHGASEGDYIGYGWHDRLDYIDWVDRMIDECRAEEIILHGSSMGATTVLMASGEKLPREVKGIVAASGYSTVKAELAHQLKYLYHLPSFPLLDVTSMITKVRAGYMLGEASAVEQVKQNTLPLMIIHGGSDELVPTDMAEEIYDAAGGDKSIWIVPDAGHTKAFDIKTKTYEKRVGAFVDQVLIQ, from the coding sequence ATGAAGAAAAAGTTACTGATTGCAGCCTCGAGTGTCATCGTCGTGTTGCTGGTCGGCCTGTTGTTTGTGGGTAATTATTTTTACGGCAAAGGAATTAAGCGTGGCACGGATATAGAGCTTCACCGGGAGTCGACTGAGGTCAATGCATCGGCAAGTGTAGCGGATCGGCAGTCTTTGGCTGAGAATAAGGCGTGGTATGATAATCAAGAAAAACAAACCTTGTCCCTAACGTCGTTTGATGATTTGACATTGCAAGCCAAGTACATAAAAAATGAAGCGGATAGTCAAAAGACTGTTATTCTAGCACATGGTTTCCGAAAAACGGGAGATGACATGGGGAAAATGGCGAAATTCTATTATGACAAGGGATTTTCCGTTTTATTGCCGGATGCACGCGGGCACGGTGCGAGTGAAGGCGACTATATCGGGTATGGCTGGCATGACCGGCTGGACTATATCGATTGGGTTGATCGAATGATTGACGAATGCCGAGCGGAGGAAATTATTTTGCACGGTAGTTCGATGGGAGCGACGACGGTTTTGATGGCAAGCGGAGAGAAGCTGCCTCGTGAGGTGAAAGGCATCGTTGCCGCCAGTGGCTACAGCACTGTGAAAGCTGAGCTGGCGCACCAATTGAAATATTTGTACCATTTGCCGTCTTTTCCGTTATTGGACGTAACCAGCATGATTACGAAAGTGCGTGCTGGCTATATGCTAGGTGAGGCCTCTGCAGTGGAACAAGTGAAGCAAAACACGCTTCCGTTAATGATCATTCACGGTGGAAGCGATGAATTGGTTCCAACCGATATGGCTGAGGAAATATATGATGCTGCCGGCGGAGACAAATCGATATGGATTGTGCCTGATGCTGGGCATACGAAAGCATTTGACATAAAGACAAAAACATATGAGAAACGTGTAGGAGCGTTTGTGGACCAGGTACTGATTCAGTAG
- a CDS encoding cytochrome ubiquinol oxidase subunit I, protein MDALMIARLQFASTTIFHYFFVPVSIGLAFTIAIMQTLYVIKKKDVYRKMTKFWAALFLINFAVGVVTGILQEFQFGMNWSTYSRFVGDVFGPSLAIEGLLAFFLESTFIAVWVFGWNRLPKKVHLASIWLVWIGSVASAFWILSANSFMQNPVGFEFAGDRAQMDNFLAILSNPHLWAQFPHVLVTSLVTGAFLVAGISAWKLLRKHDVEMFKRSFRVSIIIGASAAFVMLFTGHWQAQYLVESQPMKMAAAEALWETSDDPAPFNVYASINAEEKKNDYELQIPYLLSFLSFNKFSGSLDGLNQLQAEYEDKYGPGDYIPAVKPLFWVFRIMTGVGGLLLLLGLYGGYVSRKKQVPKRNLFLKFIPWAMALPFIANTAGWLLTELGRQPWVVFGIMKTEDAVSPSVSAGEMLFSLIMFTVLYSLLAIVTIYLFARHIKKPEFHEEEQETTSDLLETGEGGSGHVTS, encoded by the coding sequence ATGGATGCATTGATGATTGCCAGGCTGCAATTTGCATCAACGACTATCTTTCATTACTTTTTTGTACCTGTTTCAATTGGCTTGGCTTTTACGATTGCGATCATGCAGACGTTGTATGTTATTAAGAAAAAAGACGTCTACCGGAAGATGACCAAGTTTTGGGCAGCGCTGTTTCTGATTAACTTTGCTGTCGGCGTGGTGACGGGAATTTTACAGGAGTTTCAGTTTGGGATGAACTGGTCGACCTATTCGCGCTTTGTCGGGGATGTGTTTGGTCCGTCTCTTGCTATTGAGGGGCTCTTGGCGTTCTTTTTGGAGTCAACGTTTATTGCAGTGTGGGTGTTTGGATGGAATCGCTTGCCGAAAAAGGTGCACTTGGCGTCAATCTGGCTTGTATGGATTGGGTCGGTCGCTTCGGCGTTTTGGATTTTATCGGCGAATTCGTTTATGCAGAATCCGGTTGGCTTTGAGTTTGCTGGGGACAGGGCGCAGATGGATAACTTCCTGGCGATTTTGTCGAACCCACATTTATGGGCTCAGTTCCCGCACGTCTTGGTAACATCACTTGTGACTGGTGCGTTTCTTGTTGCGGGGATTAGTGCGTGGAAGCTATTGCGTAAACATGATGTGGAGATGTTCAAACGTTCGTTTCGGGTGTCGATTATTATTGGAGCATCGGCTGCTTTTGTCATGCTATTTACTGGCCACTGGCAGGCGCAATATCTGGTAGAATCACAGCCGATGAAAATGGCGGCTGCTGAAGCGTTGTGGGAAACGAGTGACGATCCTGCGCCATTCAATGTATATGCCTCGATTAATGCTGAAGAGAAGAAAAATGATTATGAGCTGCAAATTCCGTACTTGCTCAGTTTTCTGTCGTTTAATAAATTCAGTGGGTCGTTGGACGGATTGAATCAGCTGCAGGCGGAATATGAAGATAAATATGGACCGGGTGATTACATTCCAGCGGTTAAACCGTTGTTCTGGGTGTTCCGGATTATGACAGGTGTTGGTGGATTACTGCTGTTACTCGGGCTTTACGGTGGGTATGTGTCACGTAAAAAGCAGGTGCCGAAGCGGAATCTATTTTTAAAATTCATACCGTGGGCTATGGCTCTGCCGTTTATTGCCAATACGGCTGGTTGGCTACTGACGGAACTCGGACGTCAACCGTGGGTGGTTTTTGGCATCATGAAAACAGAGGATGCAGTCTCGCCGTCTGTTTCAGCGGGTGAGATGTTATTCTCGTTAATTATGTTTACGGTTCTGTACAGTTTATTGGCTATCGTGACGATTTATTTGTTCGCACGACATATTAAAAAACCAGAGTTTCATGAAGAGGAACAGGAAACCACCAGCGATCTATTAGAAACAGGTGAAGGGGGTTCGGGTCATGTCACTAGCTGA